The Xanthomonas sontii genome contains a region encoding:
- a CDS encoding YciI family protein encodes MWYVIEGYDVADALPRRAAARPAHLQRLTALQEAGRLLLAGPCPAIDAEDPGPAGFSGSLVVAAFDSLAEARAWAEADPYVDAGVYARVEVRPFRKVLP; translated from the coding sequence ATGTGGTACGTGATCGAGGGGTACGACGTGGCCGATGCGCTGCCGCGGCGGGCGGCGGCGCGGCCGGCGCATCTGCAGCGGCTGACCGCATTGCAGGAAGCCGGGCGGCTGTTGTTGGCCGGGCCGTGCCCGGCGATCGACGCCGAGGATCCGGGTCCGGCCGGCTTCAGCGGCAGCCTGGTGGTGGCCGCGTTCGACTCGCTGGCCGAGGCGCGGGCCTGGGCCGAGGCCGATCCGTATGTCGATGCCGGCGTCTACGCCCGGGTCGAGGTGCGGCCGTTCCGCAAGGTGCTGCCATGA
- a CDS encoding ScpA family protein — protein sequence MTSELALDANPPTQTTPPQQQEMPLAVVHGQPVLQIPQDLYIPPDALEVILDAFEGPLDLLLYLIRRQNLDILDIPVAEITRQYVDYINVMQELRFELAAEYLVMAAILAEIKSRMLLPRPPAEDGEETDPRAELVRRLQEYERFKQAAEDIDALPRQDRDTTPVHAHVPDRAAVKLPPPVELKEMLLALYDVLKRAELFSGHAIKREALSVRQRMGDVLGRLDDGKFHRFESLFSAEEGKLGVLVTFLALLELAKEQLLDIVQEPLAHVPAEAAERPPMPPIYVKSLALGNTNAPLQFNSEFDDSDAADATT from the coding sequence ATGACTTCCGAACTCGCGCTCGACGCGAACCCGCCAACCCAGACGACCCCGCCACAGCAGCAGGAAATGCCGCTGGCGGTCGTGCATGGGCAGCCGGTACTGCAGATCCCGCAGGATCTGTACATTCCGCCGGATGCGCTGGAAGTGATCCTGGATGCGTTCGAAGGCCCGCTGGACCTGCTGCTGTACCTGATCCGCCGGCAGAACCTGGACATCCTGGACATCCCCGTCGCCGAGATCACCCGGCAGTACGTGGACTACATCAACGTGATGCAGGAGCTGCGCTTCGAACTGGCGGCCGAATACCTGGTGATGGCCGCGATCCTGGCCGAGATCAAGTCACGGATGCTGCTGCCGCGGCCGCCGGCCGAGGACGGCGAGGAAACGGACCCGCGCGCCGAACTGGTCCGCCGCTTGCAGGAGTACGAACGCTTCAAGCAGGCGGCGGAGGACATCGACGCGCTGCCGCGGCAGGACCGCGACACCACCCCGGTGCACGCCCATGTGCCGGACCGTGCCGCGGTCAAGCTGCCGCCGCCGGTGGAGTTGAAGGAAATGCTGCTGGCGCTGTACGACGTGCTCAAGCGCGCCGAGCTGTTCAGCGGCCACGCCATCAAGCGCGAGGCGCTGAGCGTGCGCCAGCGCATGGGCGACGTGCTGGGCCGTCTGGACGACGGCAAGTTCCACCGTTTCGAATCGCTGTTCAGTGCCGAGGAAGGCAAGCTGGGCGTGCTGGTCACCTTCCTGGCGCTGCTGGAACTGGCCAAGGAGCAGTTGCTGGACATCGTCCAGGAACCGCTGGCGCACGTCCCCGCCGAGGCCGCCGAGCGGCCGCCTATGCCGCCGATCTACGTCAAGTCGCTGGCACTGGGCAACACCAACGCGCCGCTGCAGTTCAACAGCGAGTTCGACGACAGCGACGCCGCCGACGCCACCACCTGA